In one window of Deinococcus terrestris DNA:
- a CDS encoding tetratricopeptide repeat protein produces MSPADRRPGSPIPVSPAEWDASVQALLTVGRAEDALQTLARAAEAATQPARFGELLELFLTLPPEARESREGVRLHLRLLGNVRPAGEVRQLVEWALGQGLEAPFIHAIHAWALAQEGEYAGALAVADRALAGEAQLAPHEAGAAWRVRGRSLAHLGREGWQAAFTRAATFAQGRALGILRMEEGALLGRSGDQTGALRAYAEALTLFRHDGRHRAWTLHNMGLACLVSGRFGEAEGYFARVAAIRRGAEGARARAWCGQAAARRALGEWARAAALYRQAAAEAERQGDPDDVRQALRGLGHTLRLSGQTFAALEPLTQATRATPGDRASGTSWVQVDLAAAYAALGQAERAEAALALTGPLEGEDADRARIVRAELARQRGDQEKALQLLRPLDPGTLWAREEAHAFPELFALLSVAGLPTPAPLPRPARTVVRVRAMGTPRVEVGGRPVPLGGPGLAVLCALLDGGGEGLTDLLAEVVDDGTPRLPRLQRQRVSAAVRAVRDALGWPESIGSVPGGYRLDPAAEWHYDVAEALRRGDPVETFLPGVALPWVLAREQELRQADANCLSVQTE; encoded by the coding sequence ATGTCGCCCGCCGACCGCCGCCCCGGTTCCCCCATCCCCGTCAGCCCCGCCGAGTGGGACGCTTCCGTTCAGGCTCTGCTGACGGTGGGGCGAGCGGAGGACGCCCTCCAGACCCTCGCGCGGGCGGCGGAGGCGGCCACGCAGCCTGCCCGCTTCGGGGAACTGCTGGAGTTGTTCCTGACGCTGCCCCCAGAAGCGCGGGAGAGTCGGGAGGGGGTGCGGCTGCATCTGCGGCTGCTGGGCAACGTGCGCCCGGCAGGCGAGGTGCGGCAGTTGGTCGAGTGGGCGCTGGGGCAGGGGCTGGAGGCCCCCTTCATCCACGCCATTCATGCCTGGGCACTGGCCCAGGAGGGCGAGTATGCCGGGGCACTCGCGGTCGCCGACCGTGCCCTCGCCGGGGAGGCGCAACTGGCTCCCCACGAGGCGGGGGCGGCGTGGCGGGTGCGGGGCCGCTCGCTGGCGCATCTGGGGCGGGAAGGGTGGCAAGCGGCGTTCACGCGGGCGGCGACCTTTGCCCAGGGCCGGGCGCTGGGCATCCTGCGGATGGAGGAAGGGGCGCTGTTGGGCCGCTCGGGGGACCAGACGGGGGCGCTGCGGGCCTACGCCGAGGCGCTGACCCTTTTCCGGCACGACGGGCGACACCGGGCCTGGACCCTACACAACATGGGGCTGGCCTGCCTGGTGTCGGGGCGCTTCGGGGAGGCCGAGGGCTATTTCGCACGGGTTGCGGCGATTCGCCGGGGCGCCGAGGGTGCCCGCGCCCGCGCGTGGTGTGGGCAGGCGGCGGCGCGGCGGGCGCTGGGCGAGTGGGCACGGGCGGCGGCCCTCTACCGTCAGGCGGCGGCCGAGGCCGAGCGGCAGGGCGACCCCGACGACGTGCGGCAGGCCCTGCGCGGGCTGGGGCACACCCTGCGCCTGTCCGGGCAGACCTTCGCGGCCCTCGAACCGTTGACCCAGGCGACCCGCGCCACGCCCGGCGACCGCGCCTCGGGAACCTCCTGGGTCCAGGTGGACCTCGCCGCCGCCTACGCCGCGCTGGGGCAAGCCGAGCGGGCCGAGGCCGCGCTCGCCCTCACCGGGCCGCTGGAGGGTGAGGACGCCGACCGCGCCCGCATTGTGCGGGCCGAACTCGCCCGGCAGCGGGGAGACCAGGAAAAGGCGCTGCAATTGCTGCGGCCCCTGGACCCCGGCACCCTCTGGGCGAGAGAGGAGGCGCACGCCTTTCCGGAGCTGTTCGCGCTGCTCTCGGTGGCGGGTCTGCCCACCCCGGCCCCCCTTCCCCGCCCGGCCCGCACGGTGGTCCGGGTGCGGGCGATGGGCACCCCGCGCGTGGAGGTCGGCGGGCGCCCGGTGCCCCTGGGCGGCCCCGGCCTCGCGGTGCTGTGTGCGCTGCTGGATGGGGGCGGCGAGGGCCTGACCGACCTGCTCGCGGAGGTCGTGGACGACGGCACTCCCCGTCTGCCCCGGCTTCAGCGCCAGCGCGTTTCGGCCGCGGTGCGGGCGGTGCGGGACGCCCTCGGGTGGCCGGAGAGCATTGGGAGCGTGCCCGGTGGCTACCGCCTAGACCCCGCCGCTGAATGGCACTACGACGTGGCGGAAGCACTGCGGCGGGGCGACCCAGTCGAAACCTTCCTGCCGGGGGTTGCACTTCCCTGGGTACTCGCCCGCGAACAGGAGCTGAGGCAGGCGGACG